One Dietzia sp. JS16-p6b genomic window carries:
- a CDS encoding VWA domain-containing protein has product MTTRSPGGLSGHLVDFVDALRRKGIPVGPSEAVDAAAAMVHIDLLDRAALREALAATILHKPTHRGVFDQIFDLWFPAAIGAHSPADGVAVEVEIPTDDDGTVDPDALNELIASLLLENTEESRAKARALAELLVEQLGSYDSVNGPRYSAYQALSPLDTGAIMQKILDGLMGADPFDPDGSKRHAEKSAAASSAADMVRGFLREVADETRRRTAETVGRDRVADYAVGPAAEQVDFLRANDQDLQVLRRRVGPLARQLGSRLAARRRRHRQGAIDMRKTMRRSMSTGGVPVELVLRKPRPARPELVVLCDVSGSVAGFSHFTLQLVHSLREQFSRVRVFAFVDTTDEVTSFFETGSDLGSAMSRMVREARIITYDGHSDYGHALEGFADRYAHTLTRTGSLLILGDGRNNYRDPSVDALEFVSERVGHTHWLNPEPRKQWGTGDSAARLYSQYVPMHECRNVEQLTAVVAGLLPV; this is encoded by the coding sequence GTGACCACGCGTTCTCCCGGCGGGTTGTCCGGCCACCTGGTCGACTTCGTCGACGCCCTGCGCCGCAAAGGGATCCCCGTGGGACCTAGTGAGGCGGTCGACGCCGCGGCGGCGATGGTCCACATCGACCTGCTCGACCGTGCAGCGCTCAGGGAGGCGCTCGCGGCGACGATCCTGCACAAGCCCACCCACCGCGGTGTGTTCGACCAGATCTTCGACCTGTGGTTCCCCGCCGCGATCGGCGCGCACTCCCCGGCGGACGGCGTGGCGGTCGAGGTGGAGATCCCGACGGACGACGACGGCACGGTGGACCCCGACGCTCTGAACGAGCTCATTGCCTCGCTGCTGCTCGAGAACACCGAGGAGTCGCGCGCCAAGGCCCGCGCGTTGGCCGAACTCCTGGTGGAGCAGCTCGGCTCCTACGATTCGGTCAATGGTCCGCGCTACTCCGCCTACCAGGCTCTCAGTCCCCTCGACACCGGCGCGATCATGCAGAAGATCCTCGACGGTCTGATGGGGGCGGACCCGTTCGACCCGGACGGTTCCAAGCGGCACGCCGAGAAGTCCGCGGCCGCCAGTTCGGCGGCGGACATGGTGCGGGGTTTCCTCCGCGAGGTCGCCGACGAGACCCGGCGCCGCACCGCGGAGACGGTGGGGCGCGACCGGGTGGCCGACTACGCGGTGGGCCCCGCGGCGGAACAGGTGGACTTCCTGCGGGCCAACGACCAGGACCTGCAGGTCCTGCGGCGACGCGTGGGACCTCTCGCCCGGCAGCTCGGCAGTCGCCTGGCCGCCCGTCGTCGTCGTCACCGCCAGGGTGCGATCGACATGCGCAAGACGATGCGCCGGTCCATGTCCACCGGCGGGGTGCCGGTGGAACTGGTCCTGCGCAAGCCCCGGCCGGCGAGGCCGGAGCTGGTGGTGTTGTGCGACGTGTCCGGTTCGGTGGCCGGGTTCAGTCATTTCACGCTCCAACTGGTGCACTCGCTGCGCGAGCAGTTCTCCCGCGTGCGGGTCTTCGCCTTCGTCGACACCACCGACGAGGTCACCTCGTTCTTCGAGACCGGATCGGACCTGGGATCGGCGATGAGCCGCATGGTGCGCGAGGCCCGGATCATCACCTACGACGGGCACTCCGACTACGGTCACGCGCTCGAGGGGTTCGCCGACCGCTACGCCCACACCCTGACCCGTACGGGTTCGCTGCTCATCCTGGGCGACGGGCGCAACAACTACCGCGACCCCTCCGTGGACGCTCTCGAGTTCGTCAGCGAGCGGGTCGGACACACCCACTGGCTCAACCCCGAGCCCAGGAAGCAGTGGGGCACGGGCGACTCGGCCGCCCGCCTGTACTCCCAGTACGTGCCCATGCACGAGTGTCGCAACGTCGAGCAACTCACGGCGGTCGTCGCGGGTCTGCTGCCCGTGTGA
- a CDS encoding glutamate-5-semialdehyde dehydrogenase: protein MTTSHLDAPDLTDQSGADRPAHDPTSEIVHDSTREAVHDAALRARGASRELALLTAERKNALLFGAADALVAAQAQVLEANARDIEEQSAEGTGEAMLDRLRLTAERIEGIAGGLRQVAGLADPIGTVTRGSTRPNGLQLRQVRVPLGVIGMIYEGRPNVTVDAFGLAFKSGNAALLRGSRSARHSNEALVTVLRDVLARHELPVEAVQLLPSADRSSVTHLIQARGLVDVVIPRGGAGLIQAVVENAKVPAIETGTGNCHLYIHGDADLDEAIRLLLNGKTRRCSVCNATETVLLDEALGDAAVDRVVGALQSAGVTVHGDREGLVPADDVDWGEEYLSMDIALKVVDGVDAAIEHIARWSSGHTEAVATRSIEVADTFCARVDAAAVMVNASTAWTDGEMFGFGAEIGISTQKLHARGPMGLEELTSTKWIAHGKGHVRP, encoded by the coding sequence ATGACCACCAGCCACCTCGACGCCCCCGACCTCACCGACCAGTCCGGCGCCGATCGGCCCGCTCACGACCCGACGAGCGAGATCGTCCATGACTCGACGCGTGAAGCCGTCCACGATGCGGCCCTCCGCGCCCGGGGCGCGTCGCGGGAACTGGCCCTGCTCACCGCGGAACGCAAGAACGCGCTTCTGTTCGGCGCGGCCGACGCCCTGGTGGCGGCACAGGCTCAGGTCCTCGAGGCCAACGCCCGCGACATCGAGGAGCAGTCGGCGGAGGGCACCGGGGAGGCCATGCTGGATCGCCTCCGTCTGACCGCCGAGCGGATCGAGGGGATCGCCGGCGGGCTCCGCCAGGTAGCGGGACTGGCCGATCCGATCGGCACCGTCACCCGTGGATCGACCCGCCCCAACGGTCTGCAGCTGCGTCAGGTCCGGGTGCCGTTGGGCGTGATCGGCATGATCTATGAGGGCCGGCCCAACGTCACCGTCGACGCCTTCGGCCTGGCGTTCAAGTCGGGCAACGCGGCGTTGCTCCGCGGGTCGCGCTCGGCCCGGCACTCGAACGAGGCGCTCGTGACGGTCCTCCGTGACGTGCTGGCGCGCCACGAACTACCGGTGGAGGCGGTCCAGTTGCTGCCGTCGGCCGACCGGTCGTCGGTCACCCACCTCATCCAGGCACGCGGACTGGTCGACGTGGTGATCCCCCGCGGTGGTGCCGGACTCATCCAGGCGGTGGTGGAGAACGCGAAGGTACCGGCCATCGAGACCGGTACCGGGAACTGTCACCTCTACATCCACGGAGACGCCGACCTGGACGAGGCGATCCGGCTGCTCCTCAACGGCAAGACCCGCCGGTGCAGCGTGTGCAACGCCACCGAGACGGTGCTCCTCGACGAGGCCCTCGGCGACGCTGCGGTGGACCGCGTGGTGGGGGCGTTGCAGTCCGCCGGGGTGACCGTGCACGGGGACCGCGAGGGCCTCGTCCCCGCCGACGACGTGGACTGGGGCGAGGAGTACCTGAGTATGGACATCGCCCTCAAGGTGGTCGACGGAGTGGACGCCGCCATCGAGCACATCGCACGCTGGTCCTCGGGACACACCGAGGCGGTGGCCACCCGGAGCATCGAGGTGGCCGACACGTTCTGCGCCCGGGTCGACGCCGCCGCTGTGATGGTCAACGCCTCCACCGCGTGGACGGACGGCGAGATGTTCGGCTTCGGTGCCGAGATCGGCATCTCCACCCAGAAGTTGCACGCCCGCGGACCCATGGGCCTCGAGGAGCTCACCAGTACCAAGTGGATCGCGCACGGCAAGGGGCACGTGCGTCCCTGA
- the nadD gene encoding nicotinate-nucleotide adenylyltransferase produces MTTTGAAAGVGRRIGVMGGTFDPIHHGHLVAASEVAHRFGLDDVVFVPTGEPWQKRGRSVSPAEDRYLMTVIATASNPRFSVSRVDIDRRGPTFTVDTLRDLLRQNPGVEIFFITGADALEKILTWRGWEEMFELATFVGVSRPGFELSDTHLTEIGDGRVHLLEIPALAISSTECRRRAAEDAPVWYLVPDGVVQYIAKRNLYRPEGSTRLDGTPAATAPAHRELVRTDNHTEENHQ; encoded by the coding sequence ATGACCACGACGGGGGCCGCCGCGGGCGTCGGACGCCGCATCGGAGTGATGGGCGGGACCTTCGATCCGATCCATCACGGTCACCTGGTGGCGGCCAGCGAGGTCGCCCACCGCTTCGGCCTCGACGACGTGGTCTTCGTCCCCACCGGAGAGCCGTGGCAGAAGCGGGGGCGTTCCGTCTCACCCGCCGAGGACCGGTATCTCATGACCGTCATCGCCACGGCCTCCAATCCCCGGTTCTCCGTGAGTCGCGTGGACATCGACCGCCGGGGTCCCACGTTCACCGTCGACACCCTCAGGGACCTCCTGCGGCAGAACCCCGGGGTCGAGATCTTCTTCATCACCGGTGCGGACGCACTGGAGAAGATCCTGACCTGGCGCGGCTGGGAGGAGATGTTCGAGCTGGCCACGTTCGTCGGGGTCTCACGCCCCGGTTTCGAGTTGTCCGACACCCATCTGACGGAGATCGGTGACGGGCGCGTGCACCTGCTCGAGATCCCCGCGCTGGCCATCTCCTCGACCGAGTGCCGCAGGCGCGCGGCCGAGGACGCACCGGTCTGGTACCTCGTGCCGGACGGTGTCGTCCAGTACATCGCCAAACGCAACCTGTACCGTCCCGAGGGCTCCACCAGGCTCGACGGGACCCCCGCCGCGACGGCTCCGGCGCACCGCGAGCTCGTCCGCACCGACAACCACACCGAGGAGAACCACCAGTGA
- a CDS encoding SDR family NAD(P)-dependent oxidoreductase, which yields MSIQKRSASTRKWTVGRLPDLTGKIIMVTGATSGIGKEAAREVARRGAHVVLPSITRAEGESAAAEIGGSTEVHELDLSRLDAVRAFAADYTGPIDVLLDNAGLMSRTREETTDGFELHLGVNVLGPFLLTELLLPQIRERVVITSSMAHAAGRIDFTDPHFRRRRYSMAAAYAQSKLGCMLWGLDLQNRLRAAGSPVDVQLAHPGFAATSILDPTPFPPVNRVLNRIGRGIIPTAADGARPLLYAATESLPPASYIGPSGCRQIAGSPGPCERSAAAGDPDLARRFREFAVRETGVDPVV from the coding sequence ATGAGCATTCAGAAGAGGTCGGCCAGCACCCGGAAATGGACCGTGGGCCGCCTTCCCGACCTGACCGGAAAGATCATCATGGTGACCGGCGCCACGAGCGGGATCGGCAAGGAGGCAGCGCGCGAGGTCGCGCGTCGCGGCGCTCACGTGGTGCTCCCCTCCATCACCCGCGCCGAGGGGGAATCGGCAGCGGCGGAGATCGGCGGGTCGACGGAGGTCCACGAGCTCGACCTGAGCCGCCTCGACGCCGTGCGCGCATTCGCGGCGGACTACACGGGCCCGATCGACGTCCTGCTGGACAACGCCGGACTCATGAGCCGGACCCGCGAAGAGACCACCGACGGCTTCGAGCTCCATCTGGGGGTCAACGTCCTCGGGCCGTTCCTGCTCACCGAACTGCTGTTGCCTCAGATCAGGGAGCGGGTCGTGATCACGTCCTCGATGGCCCACGCCGCCGGTCGCATCGACTTCACCGACCCCCACTTCCGTCGGCGCCGATACTCCATGGCGGCGGCGTACGCCCAGTCCAAACTCGGATGCATGCTCTGGGGCCTCGACCTGCAGAACCGGCTCCGCGCCGCCGGGTCGCCGGTGGACGTTCAACTCGCGCACCCCGGTTTCGCCGCCACCTCGATCCTCGATCCGACGCCGTTCCCGCCGGTCAACAGAGTTCTCAACCGCATCGGTCGAGGGATCATCCCCACCGCGGCCGACGGGGCGCGACCGCTGCTGTACGCCGCCACGGAGTCGCTCCCACCGGCGTCGTACATCGGACCGTCGGGATGCCGTCAGATCGCCGGGTCGCCGGGTCCGTGCGAGCGCTCCGCCGCCGCCGGGGATCCGGACCTCGCCCGCCGCTTCCGGGAGTTCGCCGTGCGCGAGACCGGAGTCGATCCGGTCGTCTGA
- the rsfS gene encoding ribosome silencing factor — protein sequence MTASPEALEMAGIAARAADEKLATDVVVLDVSGQLIITDCFVLASADTERQVNAVVDEIEDKLREAGHKPLRREGTREGRWALLDYNEVVVHVQHVDERDYYSLDRLWKDCPVVEIEGVETSGRPESATSGADDSLAPEEPQRDQGL from the coding sequence GTGACCGCTAGCCCCGAGGCCCTGGAGATGGCGGGCATCGCCGCCCGCGCCGCAGACGAGAAGCTGGCCACGGACGTCGTCGTGCTCGACGTCTCCGGTCAGCTCATCATCACCGACTGCTTCGTCCTGGCCTCGGCCGACACCGAACGCCAGGTCAACGCGGTGGTCGACGAGATCGAGGACAAGCTCCGAGAGGCGGGGCACAAGCCGCTGCGTCGGGAGGGCACGCGGGAGGGGCGCTGGGCGCTGCTCGACTACAACGAAGTGGTCGTGCACGTCCAGCACGTCGACGAACGCGACTACTACTCGCTCGACCGGCTCTGGAAGGACTGCCCGGTCGTGGAGATCGAGGGAGTGGAGACCTCCGGCCGGCCCGAGTCCGCCACCAGTGGCGCCGACGACTCGCTCGCGCCGGAGGAGCCGCAGCGGGATCAGGGGCTCTGA
- a CDS encoding MoxR family ATPase, whose product MDRARTAQRPAFQSIDHVIECLGAQGYLADRSTATVVYLADRLGKPLLIEGPAGVGKTELAKAVAAATEAELIRLQCYEGVDEARALYEWNHAKQILRIQAGQGEGWDSTRDDVFSEEFLLSRPLLTAIRRSDPTVLLVDEVDKADIEIEGLLLEVLSDYAVTIPELGTIEAVRRPFVVLTSNAARELSEALKRRCLYLHLDFPTPELERKILASRVPELDDRLAEQLVRVVGVLRAMALKKVPSVSETIDWGRTLVALGLDTIDDETVLQTLGVVLKHQSDQLRAAAELRLN is encoded by the coding sequence ATGGACCGAGCCCGGACCGCGCAACGACCGGCCTTCCAGAGTATCGACCACGTGATCGAGTGCCTCGGCGCGCAGGGTTACCTGGCCGACCGCTCGACCGCGACGGTGGTCTACCTGGCCGATCGTCTGGGTAAGCCCCTGCTCATCGAGGGACCCGCCGGAGTGGGCAAGACCGAGCTGGCCAAGGCCGTCGCCGCGGCCACGGAGGCCGAGCTCATCCGTCTCCAGTGCTACGAGGGCGTCGATGAGGCCCGGGCCCTGTACGAGTGGAACCACGCCAAGCAGATCCTGCGCATCCAGGCCGGCCAGGGCGAGGGGTGGGACTCCACGCGGGACGACGTGTTCTCCGAGGAGTTCCTGCTGTCCCGGCCGCTGCTCACCGCCATCCGTCGTAGCGATCCCACCGTGCTGCTCGTCGACGAGGTGGACAAGGCCGACATCGAGATCGAGGGGCTGCTGCTCGAGGTGCTGAGCGACTACGCGGTGACGATCCCGGAGCTCGGGACGATCGAGGCGGTCCGCAGGCCGTTCGTGGTGCTGACCTCCAATGCCGCCCGCGAGCTCTCCGAGGCGCTCAAACGTCGTTGCCTCTACCTGCACCTGGATTTCCCGACCCCCGAGCTCGAGCGCAAGATCCTCGCCTCGCGGGTGCCGGAGCTCGACGATCGACTGGCCGAGCAACTGGTCCGGGTGGTCGGGGTACTGCGCGCCATGGCGCTCAAGAAGGTGCCGAGCGTGTCCGAGACCATCGACTGGGGCCGCACCCTGGTCGCGCTGGGCCTGGACACGATCGACGACGAGACCGTCCTGCAGACCCTCGGAGTCGTGCTCAAGCACCAGTCCGACCAACTCCGCGCAGCCGCCGAGTTGCGGCTCAACTAG